aatatatacataattgATATTCCTAGTAAAGCATAAATTGAATATAAtgtacaataaaatattatacattttcCAAGATAAGCTATTGtaaacactttttttttatttgattcttttaaaaaacgTTTCTGATCTTCTTTTGTAAAAGGTATtcctttattattttgaagtACAGGATCATTATAAATTTCGGTTTCTTGAGTATGAGTAATTGATGTTAATGTACTTTTAGTATTATTGCTATTAagtaaactatttttttcattatctaCTTTAGTTGTGACATTCTTAGAAATACTACTATTTTGTGATAATTGTCGAAGGGACATGTCAAAATTTCGACTATggtatattaattaaaagaaaccaactaataaaattgtaatttattgtgcttttatattataaaaatttgaataataattttaaaaatatatttatataaacaataaaccaaaaaaaatgaatgaatTTTTGTCAACAATAATTATCATCACTTAAAGGtatttctatataaaaataaaatttaaaaaaaaaaaaacaaaactttccttcttgttaaaaaaagtttattaaaaattaaaaaattaaaaaaaaaatttccacAGCTCATTTCTCgcctatatatatatacaaggatagaagaaatgaaaaattatttattcagGAATGAGAAAGTAGAATATAGTGTTTTATGGCATATGTTCTTTATCAGCATCTGGAAATGCAATAACTACATTTCTTGAAAGAAGATACTTTTCCTCAAGACTTAATTCACTGTTAACCACAGTAGACGCTTTAACTTggcataattttttaactatatctTTGGGAGGATTCGATTGTAAAGATGATCCCtgatttaaattatttgtgtTTCCAGTTGTTAAAAGCGGAGGTGGAACTACTGGTGATATTAATTGGTTAGAAGAAGGAATTGGCAAACCAGGTATGGACATTGGAAAAACAGGCATAGGAGCAGGTAATCCAACAGGTAATTTTATTCCGGATGCCGAATTTATGCCAATAGGTGGTGGAGGAACACCTTGCCCGTACATTGAAACCGGAGGAGGTACAAATTGAGATGGAGGAGGTGGAACAGGATTCGTTCTTGGAGCATTGAAAAACATTGGTTGAAATTGATATGAACCTTGTGCAGGTTTCGCCGTTTCACTTACTTCTTCTGGCTGTGGTTCCCTTTGACCAGCTGAAGGACCTTCATCTTCTGGTGGAACTCCTCTCATTccaaatatatcaatttgTATAGAATCACGTCCAGGTAAAGCAAAAGGAATCCTTGCGATTGTTTCCTTATGTACTTGTAAACAATGTGTTACCAACCCAGGTCCTGAGAACAGTTTTCGATGACATATATGACATTTAAAATGCCTCGCTTTTTGATGTTGAGTTAGAATTTTTTCATCTTGAAACTCACGATTACAATACCtaagaaaaattaacttatttataaaattaaacttacCAACACCAAGGTTTAACaatctttttcttctttcttcccatatttataaaactttaattattaaattataaatttttttacaattaatttgtcaagaaaataaaaagatgCACAAAATGATGGATGTTAGAAAAGAGTAGTTGGAAAAATGCCCCCCTTTATTTAAGTATTCTTGGTAAATCAtggtttattttttatttataactaaatcttttaatgatTCCGACAATTTATAGGTCCAGGGAAAATATTaagttgaaaattttttgacCTCAAAGTAAAATTACCTTTTAAtctggtttttttttaataaataaaaatgaacaattgatatatgataatgttttataaatgtgaattcaatgaataaattttgcttaaattttgatttttatttttccagAAATTTTCAATATGTGATCTGAAATAGAAATATTGAAAGgcatttgaatttttttgatatccTTATTTACTTctgatttttaatatttttgtaaatttttttgaaattgtatatgtaaaaaaatttgaatacaTATTAGCAATGatgattttaaattgtatccaaatttaaagaaataaaaaacttgtcaagtttttttattaatttttttttgtattcatctctaaaatataattttcaataatgTACGACAGTATACAGAAacatgttaaaaaaattgtattatgtaatatttaaatttgaaaaattgcacgaatatatatcataatttGTTCTTgaaattcaaataaaatactttatttttattgaataaatgtttaataaaactttcacttccaaaatattttatttaatttaaccTTTAATGCTAATCTTTCAAAAAACTTTGAGAAATGATgaagttttttaataacatcacgaaattgtaaattttttcattgttaaattttaaaaagattatttacgcaaaaattaatacaaattgttaatatataatttttttctaaaataaatttttatagttaaaatattcgtaaaggatattttaaatgaacaATTGCTtgtgaataaaaaaattattagtaaaGTTTTCGTTATTATTCTGATTACTAGAAATTATAAGAATTACTGGAAGTCAATGTTCATCTTGCGTATTTATCGATGAATTATTTGTCTTATCCAGAGTACAGGGGATAGTTATTGTTTTTGCAGGTTCAGTTTCTTTGGTCTTTTCTTTATGTTCTTTCATTTCGGCATTTGCGATTCGTGAAGGAGATTCAATATTATTGTCATACCTATTGCTTTTAATcttatttaattcttttttatttggtGAATCATCATTTGCTTGTGTCTTTGCTAATGCAAGATATTCactagaattatttttttttcgttTATCAACGCGTTCATTaactaataaattatttacatcATCTGTtttacttttctttttactagatagtttttttctttttttaccTGATGTTCCTTTTTTTGTACgacttttttttgaattatttgtACCATCACTTGAAATAACATCACATATTGAGGGAAAtgatttttgttttttcaaatcaattatttctttttgctCATCTTCATTTAACATATTCATTGTATCTATTAATTTTCCTATTGATGGAACattataattacttttttcatttttattcattaaatcTCTTTGTTGTTGTGTTCTTAAATTTCTATATTCAAATCCTTCTgtagtaaataatttaatgctacttgttttattttttttaggagGTTCCTTTATTTGTCGTTTGGTATGATCTAATAAAGAtacactttttttaatatgtttattttttttatttttacatttttttccATCTCCTGAATTATCTTTATCAGACTTTTTCTTATGATTCTTGTGATTTTGATcacttttacttttttttctttcgcTATCACTTGAGAATTGTTCTTTGAAAAAATCTGATTTGCTATTAGAAGATTTGCTTCCAGAACATTgtaatataatgataaaaaaactaCATAAAGTTAGACAAAAAGTAAAaagcatttttttaatatttaataatataaaattgatattttatatgacaaaataaaattgaaatttttgatcaaaaaataaactatattcaaaatattagaaTAATTTGAAAGTATTGGTACAACAAAAATACTTTATGATTTAGACAGAGCTATTCGAACTGATTCTGGAATAGCATTAACAAAATCTTCATGGCAACTATCTGGGCATGTAGCTAAAACTCCACCATGGTTTTGGAAATCAACATTTGGATGatatttatatctattaCCTAGAATGTCAGTGAGATCTCCGCCAGCAGCACGTAAAACAGCTTCAGGAGCACATGTATCCCATTTTTTACATCCACTTGATGCAAAAACATAAGCTGTAGCACCCTCTAATGTAGCAATTACTTTGTACCCAGCACCTCCATACCGTTTTACATTATctataagttttttttcttttaatgcaTTTAATGTTACATCAACAAGTTTAGTTGAATGGCTTCTCGTTGTTACTGCATaagtattttttactttttttgcAAATTCTCTTGTATAATTAAATGAACCTATTCCTACAACTCCCCAAATAGTTCTTCCATTTTCAGTTTCATAATATGGTTGATGAACAATTCCACCAATAGCAACACCTTTGTGAGCTATTCCAATTAAGACAGTTACTTGATCAAGAGATCTTGTTTTATCCTTAAAATGAGCTGCATATTCAGCTGTTCCATCAAGAGGATCAACCCAAATTGTTACATCATTAATATCaatatctttataatatacaGGACAACATTCTTTTACTAAACTTAAAACACCACTATCATATTGTGAGATTATATTTGTCTCTTCCATTACATCATCATCTTCCTCAccaataacttttaaattccCACCAAATTGGTGATGTAAAGATTTTTTGATAAGATATTGAGCACTTCTATCAGCTTTAGTTTGTAAATCAGAACTACCATCAATACTCTTATCAATAACTTCTAATTCACCAGCTACCATAATAgactaaattatttaaatatattagttTATTGATTAATAATTACCTTAATTAAATTACCGGCATTTTGAGCAATACAGACACTTGAAGCAATAAGTCTTGGCAATAATAATGCTTTTTGCCACATTTTATTAGATACATCAAAATATAAAGGTTGAATTTTGTTCATTGACACAAAATATTTACCTAGAAACAGTAAAATGcaaatttaatgtaaaagaataaattataatatgtataaGAAAAATGCGTTACATTAATATCCTTATAAtcttaataacttttaaacaatagattttaaatttaaactttgcagacaatttttaaataagattttttataattttttttttaaaatatattttatttttatatattaaaaaaaatgttatattgctaatatttgatagtattatattaataatataatctttATAGAATAGATagtttacttttaaaatgataacatttatgtttcaattttatttaaagtgaaatttaattatgttataaatcttttaattattttatgaatactgtttgaaaaaaaaaattttagttaaatgaaaagaacaaatttattggagaaatatttacaagataaaaagtaaaattctGAAATTGGTATGAATAAACgatcaatttattttttttaaatattttaactagtaataaataagtatttaatgttaatagctttgttatctataaatatttacttttacctaaatactaaatatttcaagtgaaattttaataaatattttaactttaaatatatttgttgaGACAAATTAGAAACAAAATAGacataaatattatgtatattGTTCCCGTTAAGtaaattaattgaatttatttacagattaacattatattaacatttttcatCATCAAGTAAATTACATTctttaagtaaatttttatattgtaacATAATAggaatattttgattaatgGGTTCTGTATTTGAAGAAATATCCGTATTATTTTCAATCTtgtttgaatttttaattgcCCATTTacagaaaaatattaagagTTTAAAGTCTTCATATTTTTTAGCTATGATTtcatgaaaatatttttctttatctgaactattattatataatttcattGAAAATTCATCAATTTCTTCCATAGTATTATAATTATGTTCAAAAAATTGCTTTTTATGTGATGggaaatttaaattaattattttttgtattccAACACAttcttttacaaattttcgtataaaaaaatcattaattaatctttttttacaCTCTTCAATATATGTTTTCATTTTACTAAGGCACATAACAAAATCATTCAAacaatttttcattaaataacattttgtAATAAGAGTAATAGATTTATACCAAAATATGGGAAAATCATAAAATTCCTGTATTAACATAGAAACCCAACTAATACATTCtgaaattttacaaattttgaataatttgactgaaaaatttaaaatagatatatttgctttcaagtttaattttaaattagtgtaaaaatttataatttctaCATTTGTACCATACCAATTAAGGTAAACTGCTGAAAACATATTACtaccatattttttatcttttaataaaccttcccaataacatttttcttttttttttaaatttaatgcaCTAGAAGTGTTacattttaattgtaaaaataattttgctAATTCAGAATAAATAATAGCTTCATACTCAGGACCATATGTTTCtctaaataatttacataaatatgttaaatcttttatagcattactataattaattttttttagaaatttctttttttttaattgattaacatttaaaaatttttcccaGGGTGTTGTGTAATCTGATGACATTAcctaaaaactaaaaatttttaaataaatatataaaattatatttgttaaataaagtttgttttaaagttatgtcttagaataataattattactatgtatttataaacattaattGCGTTTTTTATCTACGCGTAATCGtcagaaaatttatataaaaattataagttAATATTGTACTTCTCatttatattcatatataGGTAAAAGAAAATTGATATCAGTACATAttatgtaatataaaaatgagtTACTAAAGTAATTaagaaagtttttttataataaaatgacatattttaatattcttaaaagAAAAGCttaatactattaaaaaaatatagaaaaagcTTTTTAGACATAATTCAATTccttgtttataaaaatatcaataaaatgtttaattataattcatttcaaaattttaattatttaacatcttcttcattttatttaaggaaaaaaatatataattagttAATTTACTAGAAAAAGAATgtagtttttaaaaagttaatgtAAACGGAAAAGACTGTGGATTAATGcaaatatgtataatataaaaaaaaacttttgtaatcaaataaatataatttttatggaaataaaagaaaatcttacttgtaaattaaaataataaaaataataacatttttaagtttaaaatgtaataataaagtaaaagtAGATAATGTTCAACAATAGATAAACAGTTAAGAGTATTTCACTAAATACACATTATTccaaaatgttaatattcaGTGacagaaaatttaattaactaaaaatatgtGATCTCTTATACCATTATCAATCAAATgataaacaattaatattatgattTTAAAGTCTTTTTCAagcattattatttaatgctgttgtttttttttcgaaaataaatatcaatatcatttaaattttcttgaaAATTTAAGTTAGATTGTGTAATTtcattttgttataaaattttaaatattcaaaattctaataatatttaaagaaatagaaATACTGTGCAAATAATCattattactaaaataatttacaaataaaagaaaatttttcatatttctttatcaatataaaatataaataaaaaaattttttttgtagatttatattaagatgacatttatatttttgtttgttGGTTTTTTGAGTATCATACTTCCTTACATAATACTTTGTTCAACTGAAAAGCCTAAAACAAATGCTCcaaaaattcttaaaaaagaagaagcCCAAATAAAAcatgatataaataatttgaaaaaagttGAAAACAATGATAACATAAATGTTATAGATAAACCAGAAATTGTAGAAGAAAAggaaaataatcaaaatgtTTTACCGAAGCCATTTGATATGCCATCATTCGTACCAAGTGACACATACAAGAATCAGTTGAAAGAAAATGACTATGAAATGATAGTTATTAAaggttaaaaataatataataatttttatttttactaatattaaatatgaatCTCTTTTAGAGTCAATGACATactgaattaataaaaaaataaaataaaaagagtatttgaaatgtttttgaaaatttaattaaatatatagtaatTTGAGAATTTGATAGTTGATAAGAAGTAAAAAAAGGTTTAACAAAAcgttcaaaaaaaattttttattttcttcaaatttaaaaaaaaaatttacataaataaccaaaattatcatatatgaataaataaaaataaaattttaaaatcttttacttttttaattatttgtttaatatgttagattaaaatttaaataaaatcataattgtatttttttaaaatatatacatatatttaatattcgaattttcaaaaaaatttctaatacaTATGTGACTCAAAATTAAACCATtgttgataatatttaaaattcatcTCGTTTTAAGAGCTATCAAATGACTATAgtttcatatttaaatttcaaaaaaagttgtttttttctgctacatttttaaaagttgaatcagaaatctaaaaaattttcagccaatttttatatctctgaaaatattaatgttatagctatgaaaaataatagtctagacctacttttgaatagaaatcgaatgaaaccagtcccatcttcataggataagtatttgctgagataccggaaagtcgggaacaatgaatattttagaaaaatttccgcctttcatcatatctcgcttcatAATGAAGATAAATGAAATCAAATTTCTGCGATCGTCTTCTAATGAGTTTTCAAatggggtctaccttcaaaatttttttacatcttTAACCACTTtcgaaatataaaaaaatgatgacaatggattacgcgcgaaaaaataccaagcataatatttcaagaacggttggatatttaaaaatattttcaacgtAAGGTATATCTTAATTTATGAAAGAAGCACAGCGCAACAAGTTTCATGGTTCTGTGACTTCATTAATTTGAGTTATCActaaattcttaaaacttttttctaaatatatttcttatcatatcttcatttttagaagtcctatgaaaataagaataggcttaatgaatttctcgtaaaaaaCTGATCCggaaaaaagtatttatttttaaaatttacaatattatcataaaaatcgagatttagaaaaaatattccaaCATTTCACCCTTCAactttgaatccttataactcctgaagttttaattttcgaatattgttgattatattcaaaattcatcccgtTTCAAGAGCTATCGAATGAGTATAGTAgcatattcaaattccaaaaaaagttgtctTTCTTTGTTCACATTTTTAGAGGTAAAGTCGGAAATCTAGAATATTTTCagccaatttttatatctctgaaaaaaataaagttatagctatgaaaattaatattctagacctacttttgaatagaaatcgaatgaaaccagtcccatcttcataggatgagtatttgctgagatactgaaaagtcgggaacaatgaatattttagaaaaatttccgcctttgttcatatctcgcttcaaaataaagataaatgcaattagatttctgcaatcgttttctaatgagttttcatatggggtctaccttcaaaaattttttatatcattaatcactttaaagatataaaaaaatggtgacaatggattacgcgcgaaaaattACCAAGCATAGTATttcaagaacggttgaaaatttgaaaatctTTTCAACGTAAGGTACAccttaaattataaaaaaagccCAGCGCATCAAATTTCATGGACCTGTGACTTCAttaacttgagttatcactaaattcttgaaacttttttttaaacatatttcttatcatatctttatttttagaagtccAATGAAGATGTAaataggcttaatgaatttctcgtaaaaaattgatctagaataaagtatttattttaaaattttacaatattataataaaaatcgagatttacaaaaaaatattccacaaTTTCGCCTCTCAACTTTAAATCCTTATAACTActgaagtttcaattttagcatattgttgattatattcaaaattcatctcgtttcaagggctatcgaatgactatagtagtatattcaaattccaaaaaaagttatttttttaattacttattttttttaatttttttgttgttttagtataaaaaattttattaatcaacattttaattttaaaaaattaaatagtgTTTTTGATGTTGCAAAAGTTGATattatttactaaaattaatagtaattgtttttttaatttttatcatatgaaacaataattaataaaataaaataaaattttaaaatatttatttcttaactCGGATAAAATGTACAGATAACATCACATAAATATTCTATAAAGAAGAACCATTAGATATACAAACAAAACATCGAAGTATAAGAAACAATAAAATCACTATTTTCGTATGTAAACATATTCCTGAAAGAgaaatatacataaataatattaaatataaaacttttttctgTTATCCTTTGATAATAGATAGAAAGACATTTTTATCATGGCATCGTTAAATGATTtgagaatttttttaacatattaattGATGTCatccaaaaataattttcttctaGATTGGGATAAGTAAATAATtgataagatattttataaataaactatTCTTGTTTTACCTCTTTCTCAGTTTGATTTTGTTCCACATCAGATGATTTGATATTTTCTGAAGCTTCAGCAAATGGTTCTTCTTTTGTATTTCTAGCAACACGATGCCTTCTTCTTAAACAACATACTCCTTGCATACATTGTGTGTATCCAGAACTACATCCACAACCATTTGATGATTGTGTACATGATGTTATTGCTGGTTGTTGAACATATGTTGCATAAATTTTCATGCATTCTGGTTGACATGAAGGTTGACATTGTGGTACACATTGAGCGTATGGTTGTGGTGAACAAGTTGAACATCCTgattgttgttgttgttgttgttgaaCTACAATAACTTGTGGAGCAGATGCTCCAGAATCACAGGCACTTTGACATTGATTATTACATGTCTGGGTACATTGAACATTTCCTGAACAACTATTTTGGCATTGATTACTACAACTATTCATACAAccttgttgttgttgttgttggaCTACAATGACTTGTGGAGTAGAAGATCCAGAATCACAGGCACTTTGACATTGATTATTACATGTCTGGGTACATTGAACATTTCCTGAACAACTATTTTGACATTGATTATTACAACTTCCTTGACAAGTTTGTTGTGGTTGTTGTTGGACTACAATGACTTGTGGAGTAGAAGATCCAGAATCACAGGCACTTTGACATTGATTATTACATGTCTGGGTACATTGAACATTTCCTGAACAACTATTTTGACATTGGTTGTTGCAACTTCCTTGGCAAGTTTGTTGTTGTTGCTGTTGTTGAACTACAATAACTTGTGGAGCAGAAGATCCAGAATCACAGGCACTTTGACATTGATTACCACATGTCTGGGTACATTGAACATTTCCTGAACAACTATTTTGGCATTGATTGTTACAACTGTTCATACAATTTTGTTGTTGAAGTAAGATAATTTGTTGGTTACCACTATCACAACTATTTTGACATTGTGATGGGCATTGTTGTATACATTGAGCATTTCCAGAACAAGTATTTTGACATTGATTTTGACAAGTTTGGCAACCAGATTGTTGTGGTTGTTGTTGAACTACAATAATTTGTGGAGCAGAGGTTCCGGAACTGCAAGCATTTTGACATTGGTTATTACATGATTGAACACATTGTGAACTTCCTGAACAACTATTTTGGCATTGATTATTACAATTGTTTGAACATGAATTACTTTGTTGTggaataacaataatttgtTGTTGAGATTGTTCCATACATGAATTCATACAACTTGGTTGGCAACTAGAAACACATGCATTATTAGATTGGCATGAAGTTGCACATGATGATTCACAGGCTGAAACACATAAAGTTTGTTGTTGGACACATTGATTTGTACAGCTAGGTCTACAGGCTTGTGGACATGAATTATCTTGAGATTGTACAACAACAATCTGTGAAGCTGCTTGACTAACACATGAATTATCACATGATGGCATACAAGCTGGAGTACAAGTATTTTCTTGTGGTTTTTGAACAACAATAATTTGtggttgttgttgttgttgttgttgttggcATGTATTACAAGATacctaaaaatattaattatatttacattattataatattttttatttaatagtggttaaaaaaaaaacttttttttttttgtattattaaataacttCTTTGATCTAGTTTCTAATTAACTTAACTTAGTCACGACTTTatgaattatttaacaaataagctatttatttttagtaatgTCATTACTTTCTTCACATTACTCAactcattaaataataaaataattcttttcaTAAAGCGTAAATATTCTTACATTCTTAAGGCAAATAATGTTTAGTTAAGTGttctatataataaaatattatatagatTGTATTAAAgacttaatatatatatatatttattatttttactttttataaatgatatttattcatttaatttgtaaaaaataaatgtatatataatatatatttattttttgtctTATCTTACCTCATAAGTTAATGCACCACAACCACATTGAGAATATTGTTGTTGGAGGACTGGACAATTACATGATGATGTTTGAGAAGAACATCCACATTGATTTTGTTGGATATTAGCACAATCACATCTTTGAACTTGAATTTGAAGAGCAGCACAATTACATTGATTTTGTTGTGGGCAACATGATTGTGTTCCAGAATTACAACATTGACGTTTAGCACGAGTCAATGTTTTATTTACTGAAGGCACCTCACTTTCCAATgtctataaaaaatataatattagaaataattaatatagtaaaataaataatatatcatacCTCATTTTGATCACCAAAAACAGTAAGACAATTAGCAGATAATACAATGACTACAAGTAAAAAATTCCACCTTTTCATgatatatagttttttttgtgtggaataaatatatctataaaaatagaaataatataattttatgtaatataaaaagttacattaattgtatttaaaaagcAAATGTCTATcactttataataaataaaattgttatggAAAGACTTCAGTTACTCTTCAGTCTTTTATACAAAAGTATATCTGAGATTTTTTGCACGGGAATCTTTAGAATAGAAGGGTTGCTGTTGAAAATGGACTCGCCCAAATTATAACAGGCTAAGACTAGTAAATCCTCCACCTACTAGCTAATC
This Strongyloides ratti genome assembly S_ratti_ED321, chromosome : 2 DNA region includes the following protein-coding sequences:
- a CDS encoding Zinc finger, C2H2 domain and Zinc finger, C2H2-like domain-containing protein, producing the protein MGRKKKKIVKPWCWYCNREFQDEKILTQHQKARHFKCHICHRKLFSGPGLVTHCLQVHKETIARIPFALPGRDSIQIDIFGMRGVPPEDEGPSAGQREPQPEEVSETAKPAQGSYQFQPMFFNAPRTNPVPPPPSQFVPPPVSMYGQGVPPPPIGINSASGIKLPVGLPAPMPVFPMSIPGLPIPSSNQLISPVVPPPLLTTGNTNNLNQGSSLQSNPPKDIVKKLCQVKASTVVNSELSLEEKYLLSRNVVIAFPDADKEHMP
- a CDS encoding 3'(2'),5'-bisphosphate nucleotidase 1, with product MWQKALLLPRLIASSVCIAQNAGNLIKSIMVAGELEVIDKSIDGSSDLQTKADRSAQYLIKKSLHHQFGGNLKVIGEEDDDVMEETNIISQYDSGVLSLVKECCPVYYKDIDINDVTIWVDPLDGTAEYAAHFKDKTRSLDQVTVLIGIAHKGVAIGGIVHQPYYETENGRTIWGVVGIGSFNYTREFAKKVKNTYAVTTRSHSTKLVDVTLNALKEKKLIDNVKRYGGAGYKVIATLEGATAYVFASSGCKKWDTCAPEAVLRAAGGDLTDILGNRYKYHPNVDFQNHGGVLATCPDSCHEDFVNAIPESVRIALSKS